In Terriglobus aquaticus, the genomic window CTAGGTTCCGAGGAAGCGGGCTAGGAGTTGGATTCGAGCGATGCGCAGCGCGTGGCGACCAGCGACGGGCTGAGGATCATAAGGACGAAGGCGAGGCCGGCGAGGAGTTCATGCATGGGGGAGTTGCTCTCTTTCATCGCGGGCGAACCGTTCGGTCCCGCTTGCAGGATCAGAATCGGGCATTGCGGCGAGGCTTTCCATTGCACGAGGGCGTGGTGGGATTGGCCAATCCGGGGACAACGCATGACCCGTTTGGGGAAGTACCTTTGGCGCGTAGGGGGCAGGTGGGCAGGCCGGGCGGTGTGGTTGGCAAGGGAGTCTCGCTAGAATGGAGGGGTGTGGAATCGCATGGGCCGTCGGGCCGTTTCTGCCTCCCGTTGCTTTCTGGCAGTGCCGCTGCTGGGAGTGGTGTGTTTGACCGGATGTCCGGACGCGAACACCGCCGCAACGAACAGCAAGCCAGGGCCACAGGCGACCGCGCCGGCGCTGCCGAACACAGCGGGTGCGAGCGCGGCGAACGCGAGTGCGGGCGGACCGCAGACCAGTGAGGCGCAGCAGCGCAAGGTGCAGGCGCTGATGCAGCAGGTGGACAGCCACTACAACAGCGGTGTGCAGAATTATCGGGCAGGGCGGCTGGACGCAGCGCGGCTGGACTTTGATTTTGCCGTGGACCTGATGCTCACGAGCGGCATCGACATCAAGGCCGACCAGACGCTGAACGATGAGTTTGAGCGGACAGTGAACGCGGTGAACGCGCTGGAGATGGACGCGCTGAAGCAGGGGAACGGCTTCAGTCCTCCCGAAGAAGAGACGCCGCTAGAGAGTGTGGCGGACCTGACCTTTCCGCCGGACCCGGCGCTGGTGGCGCGGCTGAGCAGCGAGCTGAATACGACGTCGGACCTGCCGCTGGTGATCAACGACCAGGTTGCAGGCTACATCAACGCGTTTGCGAACTCGAGGTCGTTTACGGCGCACATGCGCGCGTCGCTGAAGAGGGCTGCGCCGTATCGGCAGATGATTCAGCAGGTGCTGAAGGAAGAGGGTGTGCCGCAGGATCTGCTGTACCTGGCGGTGGCGGAATCGGGCTTCCAGTTGCAGGTGGTGAACGCGAAGAGCGGTGCGGGCGGCATGTGGCAGTTCATGCCGTTCCAGGGTGCGTACGGTCTGCAGCGCAACGGCTACTTCGATGAGCGGTTCGATCCGGTGAAGAGTTCGCGGGCGTATGCGCGGTACATCAAGTCGCTCTACAACCAGTTTGGCGACTGGTATCTGGCGATGGCGGGGTACGACTGGGGTCCGGGCAACATTCAGAAGGCCGTGATGCGGACGGGCTATGCGGACTACTGGCAGCTGTTGCGGCGCAATGCGCTGCCGCGGGAGACGGCGGATTACGTTCCGAAGATCCTGGCGGCGGTCATTATGGCAAAGAATCCGGCGAAGTACGGCCTGGAAGACGTGATGGCGGAGAAGCCGCTGGAAGAAGATACCGTGCCGGTGGACTACGCGATGGACCTGCGACTGGCGGCGGATGTGACGGATTCGACGCTGGCGATGATTGTGCAGTTGAACCCCGCGCTGCTGCGTTTGAGCACGCCGGCAGGCATTCACTATGACCTGCGCCTGCCGAAGGGAACGGCGGACGAGTTCACCAAACGGATTGCGGCGATTCCACTGGACAAGCGAGCCACGTGGCGCTTCCACGAGATGCGGGCGGGCGAGACGCTGGACCAGGTGGCGCAACTGTTTAAGGTGACGACGCACGATATTCGCGTGGCGAATGACCTGGCAGATA contains:
- a CDS encoding lytic transglycosylase domain-containing protein produces the protein MGRRAVSASRCFLAVPLLGVVCLTGCPDANTAATNSKPGPQATAPALPNTAGASAANASAGGPQTSEAQQRKVQALMQQVDSHYNSGVQNYRAGRLDAARLDFDFAVDLMLTSGIDIKADQTLNDEFERTVNAVNALEMDALKQGNGFSPPEEETPLESVADLTFPPDPALVARLSSELNTTSDLPLVINDQVAGYINAFANSRSFTAHMRASLKRAAPYRQMIQQVLKEEGVPQDLLYLAVAESGFQLQVVNAKSGAGGMWQFMPFQGAYGLQRNGYFDERFDPVKSSRAYARYIKSLYNQFGDWYLAMAGYDWGPGNIQKAVMRTGYADYWQLLRRNALPRETADYVPKILAAVIMAKNPAKYGLEDVMAEKPLEEDTVPVDYAMDLRLAADVTDSTLAMIVQLNPALLRLSTPAGIHYDLRLPKGTADEFTKRIAAIPLDKRATWRFHEMRAGETLDQVAQLFKVTTHDIRVANDLADTDPVDEGDELVIPVYSATAPSTRPLEYTVQRGDTLVTIADRFNVTAEELQRWNQLAASDVAPGATLYVSEPVRLAPAARSHVSVRRGRVGRGAYGRGAYGRGRAGAARAYAGGRYASARGGRASGGGRASGGGRASGGGRAVRGYAAPSSGRARSGAASRGAARGGRTSAVARGGSSSRSGAAAGHKRRR